A stretch of Primulina tabacum isolate GXHZ01 chromosome 13, ASM2559414v2, whole genome shotgun sequence DNA encodes these proteins:
- the LOC142522373 gene encoding protein FAR1-RELATED SEQUENCE 5-like isoform X1 — MTEVPKFSYDAGVTLGLEGTSPSQQVSSSNKDGMDIDSESTYSFLNASSDINNVNSEGETEFTCHNDSSIDHIEFNKCTEHEGRSPKTCTIDKNDHSPGVSNDNQMEMDAEDKHMPETPEAPCSASSGSIQGINDEGGVYIVPNLGVEFNSENHAYRCYNKYALMEGFSIRKDFINRSKVTGLVVSRRYTCHRQGYGSTKHDLNMNKSRKETRTGCLAHMTITRQPNGKYRVIHFETNHNHIFVTPLTAHLLPSQKRISFVEAVEAESAGNLVPYGVPKLGMGFDSEDHAYEFYNSYAGRMGFSVRKDYVNRSKIDGTVASRRYTCFREGYRQKDKRGFKVKRPRKETRVGCMAQLVISRQADGRYRATHFEEHHNHELVSACKVRMLRSQKRASQTLEHSASECSGMQPKSPTKLLVTGIGPSDISSCDPLDHEMILTSKHARYVKQEEAESIQRYFQTKKLKEPSFSFSIQLDVEEQMINFFWADEKMMVDYGDFGDVVCFDTTYCLNRDQRPLALFLGTNNNRQVLVFGAAFLYDDTVQSFKWLFRTFIKSMSGRKPKTILTDQGSVISEAVVSELPDSHHRLCTWQVYQNALKQLSEVVANSDSFASDLCGCFFNPDKEDFISSWKGLLDTYSLWENEWLHRKFELREKWALSYGKHVFSADLETVLLSEDSITSFRKYLKPESHILQYVKHFGKVVNDWRYKELEANYDMGQQMPKLMGDIIMLKQARDLYTPMIFEIFHQEYENFLNLVINQCVYSVSSVEYRVCSYGDVRGYEVLYTAEYDSVVCSCMKFQSVGILCGHALKVLDCRNVKIVPSRYVLKRWTRDARA; from the coding sequence ATGACCGAGGTTCCAAAATTTTCCTATGATGCTGGGGTAACCCTTGGCCTTGAAGGTACGTCCCCGAGTCAACAAGTTTCCTCTTCTAACAAAGATGGAATGGACATAGATAGCGAGAGCACATATAGCTTTCTGAATGCTTCATCTGACATAAATAATGTTAATAGTGAAGGCGAAACTGAGTTCACTTGCCATAATGATTCATCCATTGATCATATTGAGTTCAACAAATGTACTGAACATGAGGGTCGAAGCCCAAAAACATGCACTATTGACAAGAATGATCATAGCCCTGGTGTGTCCAATGATAACCAGATGGAAATGGATGCTGAGGATAAGCACATGCCTGAAACACCTGAAGCTCCTTGCAGTGCTTCATCCGGATCAATTCAAGGGATAAATGATGAAGGTGGTGTATATATAGTGCCAAATCTTGGTGTggaattcaattctgaaaaccATGCATACAGGTGTTATAATAAATATGCTCTCATGGAAGGATTCAGCATACGGAAAGATTTTATAAATAGGAGTAAAGTTACAGGTTTAGTGGTATCGAGGAGGTATACCTGCCACAGGCAAGGCTATGGCTCTACCAAGCATGATTTGAACATGAATAAATCCCGGAAAGAAACTCGAACCGGTTGTCTGGCACATATGACAATTACACGTCAACCGAACGGAAAATATCGGGTCATTCATTTTGagacaaatcacaatcatatatTTGTGACTCCACTCACAGCTCATTTATTACCCTCACAGAAAAGAATATCATTTGTTGAAGCTGTTGAGGCAGAATCAGCTGGTAATCTAGTGCCATACGGGGTTCCGAAACTAGGTATGGGTTTCGACTCAGAAGATCATGCTTATGAGTTCTATAATTCATATGCTGGACGAATGGGTTTCAGTGTTCGTAAGGATTATGTTAACAGGAGTAAAATTGACGGTACCGTGGCATCTAGAAGATATACATGTTTCCGAGAAGGCTATCGACAGAAAGACAAGAGAGGTTTCAAAGTGAAGAGACCTCGAAAGGAAACCAGAGTTGGGTGCATGGCGCAATTAGTCATTTCACGTCAAGCTGATGGAAGGTACCGTGCCACCCACTTTGAAGAACACCATAATCACGAACTTGTGTCTGCATGTAAAGTACGTATGCTAAGATCACAGAAGAGGGCGTCACAAACATTAGAACACAGTGCATCGGAGTGTTCTGGCATGCAACCAAAATCACCTACCAAATTGTTAGTAACTGGAATAGGGCCTTCAGACATTTCTAGTTGTGATCCCTTGGATCATGAGATGATTCTTACATCAAAACATGCAAGGTATGTAAAGCAAGAAGAAGCAGAAAGTATTCAGCGGTACTTTCAGACCAAGAAATTGAAAGAGCCTTCGTTTTCTTTCAGTATACAGCTTGATGTAGAAGAGCAAATGATTAATTTCTTTTGGGCTGATGAGAAAATGATGGTGGACTACGGTGATTTTGGCGATGTTGTTTGCTTTGATACAACCTACTGTTTGAACCGAGATCAGCGGCCTTTAGCACTGTTTTTAGGAACAAATAATAACAGGCAGGTGCTGGTTTTTGGTGCTGCATTTCTATACGATGATACAGTGCAGTCTTTTAAGTGGCTATTCCGAACTTTCATTAAATCAATGTCTGGAAGAAAACCTAAAACCATACTCACTGACCAAGGTTCTGTCATTTCTGAGGCAGTAGTCTCCGAGCTTCCTGATTCTCATCACCGCTTGTGCACATGGCAAGTATACCAGAACGCGCTCAAACAACTTAGTGAAGTAGTGGCTAACTCAGATTCGTTTGCAAGCGATTTGTGTGGCTGCTTCTTTAATCCTGACAAAGAAGATTTTATTAGTTCTTGGAAAGGTTTACTGGATACCTACAGCCTCTGGGAAAACGAATGGTTGCACAGAAAATTCGAGTTACGTGAGAAGTGGGCTTTATCCTATGGTAAGCATGTCTTTTCAGCTGACCTAGAAACTGTATTACTATCAGAGGATTCCATTACCAGCTTCAGAAAATACCTTAAACCCGAATCACATATTCTCCAATATGTCAAGCATTTTGGTAAAGTGGTGAATGACTGGCGTTACAAAGAATTGGAAGCTAATTATGATATGGGTCAGCAGATGCCTAAACTGATGGGCGACATCATAATGCTGAAGCAGGCGAGGGACCTATACACACCgatgatttttgaaatatttcatCAAGAATACGAGAATTTTCTTAATCTTGTGATTAACCAATGTGTTTACTCTGTGTCCTCGGTGGAGTATAGAGTCTGTTCATATGGTGATGTTCGAGGATATGAGGTTTTATACACCGCAGAATATGATTCAGTTGTCTGCAGTTGCATGAAGTTTCAGTCTGTCGGGATTTTGTGTGGCCATGCGTTGAAAGTTCTTGATTGCAGGAATGTGAAGATAGTTCCAAGTCGATATGTTTTGAAGCGATGGACTAGGGATGCGAGGGCTTAA
- the LOC142522373 gene encoding protein FAR1-RELATED SEQUENCE 5-like isoform X2: MEMDAEDKHMPETPEAPCSASSGSIQGINDEGGVYIVPNLGVEFNSENHAYRCYNKYALMEGFSIRKDFINRSKVTGLVVSRRYTCHRQGYGSTKHDLNMNKSRKETRTGCLAHMTITRQPNGKYRVIHFETNHNHIFVTPLTAHLLPSQKRISFVEAVEAESAGNLVPYGVPKLGMGFDSEDHAYEFYNSYAGRMGFSVRKDYVNRSKIDGTVASRRYTCFREGYRQKDKRGFKVKRPRKETRVGCMAQLVISRQADGRYRATHFEEHHNHELVSACKVRMLRSQKRASQTLEHSASECSGMQPKSPTKLLVTGIGPSDISSCDPLDHEMILTSKHARYVKQEEAESIQRYFQTKKLKEPSFSFSIQLDVEEQMINFFWADEKMMVDYGDFGDVVCFDTTYCLNRDQRPLALFLGTNNNRQVLVFGAAFLYDDTVQSFKWLFRTFIKSMSGRKPKTILTDQGSVISEAVVSELPDSHHRLCTWQVYQNALKQLSEVVANSDSFASDLCGCFFNPDKEDFISSWKGLLDTYSLWENEWLHRKFELREKWALSYGKHVFSADLETVLLSEDSITSFRKYLKPESHILQYVKHFGKVVNDWRYKELEANYDMGQQMPKLMGDIIMLKQARDLYTPMIFEIFHQEYENFLNLVINQCVYSVSSVEYRVCSYGDVRGYEVLYTAEYDSVVCSCMKFQSVGILCGHALKVLDCRNVKIVPSRYVLKRWTRDARA; the protein is encoded by the coding sequence ATGGAAATGGATGCTGAGGATAAGCACATGCCTGAAACACCTGAAGCTCCTTGCAGTGCTTCATCCGGATCAATTCAAGGGATAAATGATGAAGGTGGTGTATATATAGTGCCAAATCTTGGTGTggaattcaattctgaaaaccATGCATACAGGTGTTATAATAAATATGCTCTCATGGAAGGATTCAGCATACGGAAAGATTTTATAAATAGGAGTAAAGTTACAGGTTTAGTGGTATCGAGGAGGTATACCTGCCACAGGCAAGGCTATGGCTCTACCAAGCATGATTTGAACATGAATAAATCCCGGAAAGAAACTCGAACCGGTTGTCTGGCACATATGACAATTACACGTCAACCGAACGGAAAATATCGGGTCATTCATTTTGagacaaatcacaatcatatatTTGTGACTCCACTCACAGCTCATTTATTACCCTCACAGAAAAGAATATCATTTGTTGAAGCTGTTGAGGCAGAATCAGCTGGTAATCTAGTGCCATACGGGGTTCCGAAACTAGGTATGGGTTTCGACTCAGAAGATCATGCTTATGAGTTCTATAATTCATATGCTGGACGAATGGGTTTCAGTGTTCGTAAGGATTATGTTAACAGGAGTAAAATTGACGGTACCGTGGCATCTAGAAGATATACATGTTTCCGAGAAGGCTATCGACAGAAAGACAAGAGAGGTTTCAAAGTGAAGAGACCTCGAAAGGAAACCAGAGTTGGGTGCATGGCGCAATTAGTCATTTCACGTCAAGCTGATGGAAGGTACCGTGCCACCCACTTTGAAGAACACCATAATCACGAACTTGTGTCTGCATGTAAAGTACGTATGCTAAGATCACAGAAGAGGGCGTCACAAACATTAGAACACAGTGCATCGGAGTGTTCTGGCATGCAACCAAAATCACCTACCAAATTGTTAGTAACTGGAATAGGGCCTTCAGACATTTCTAGTTGTGATCCCTTGGATCATGAGATGATTCTTACATCAAAACATGCAAGGTATGTAAAGCAAGAAGAAGCAGAAAGTATTCAGCGGTACTTTCAGACCAAGAAATTGAAAGAGCCTTCGTTTTCTTTCAGTATACAGCTTGATGTAGAAGAGCAAATGATTAATTTCTTTTGGGCTGATGAGAAAATGATGGTGGACTACGGTGATTTTGGCGATGTTGTTTGCTTTGATACAACCTACTGTTTGAACCGAGATCAGCGGCCTTTAGCACTGTTTTTAGGAACAAATAATAACAGGCAGGTGCTGGTTTTTGGTGCTGCATTTCTATACGATGATACAGTGCAGTCTTTTAAGTGGCTATTCCGAACTTTCATTAAATCAATGTCTGGAAGAAAACCTAAAACCATACTCACTGACCAAGGTTCTGTCATTTCTGAGGCAGTAGTCTCCGAGCTTCCTGATTCTCATCACCGCTTGTGCACATGGCAAGTATACCAGAACGCGCTCAAACAACTTAGTGAAGTAGTGGCTAACTCAGATTCGTTTGCAAGCGATTTGTGTGGCTGCTTCTTTAATCCTGACAAAGAAGATTTTATTAGTTCTTGGAAAGGTTTACTGGATACCTACAGCCTCTGGGAAAACGAATGGTTGCACAGAAAATTCGAGTTACGTGAGAAGTGGGCTTTATCCTATGGTAAGCATGTCTTTTCAGCTGACCTAGAAACTGTATTACTATCAGAGGATTCCATTACCAGCTTCAGAAAATACCTTAAACCCGAATCACATATTCTCCAATATGTCAAGCATTTTGGTAAAGTGGTGAATGACTGGCGTTACAAAGAATTGGAAGCTAATTATGATATGGGTCAGCAGATGCCTAAACTGATGGGCGACATCATAATGCTGAAGCAGGCGAGGGACCTATACACACCgatgatttttgaaatatttcatCAAGAATACGAGAATTTTCTTAATCTTGTGATTAACCAATGTGTTTACTCTGTGTCCTCGGTGGAGTATAGAGTCTGTTCATATGGTGATGTTCGAGGATATGAGGTTTTATACACCGCAGAATATGATTCAGTTGTCTGCAGTTGCATGAAGTTTCAGTCTGTCGGGATTTTGTGTGGCCATGCGTTGAAAGTTCTTGATTGCAGGAATGTGAAGATAGTTCCAAGTCGATATGTTTTGAAGCGATGGACTAGGGATGCGAGGGCTTAA
- the LOC142521754 gene encoding uncharacterized protein LOC142521754 isoform X2, whose protein sequence is MPHHIGLCFGPESRTSSGEGYEFSKDSSGLKQTQDDVAVTVESKKSLVLTGQLMDFHHLRDFGMIRLDICYFLGQRSFICQ, encoded by the exons ATGCCTCATCATATCGGGCTCTGTTTTG GACCTGAATCTAGGACATCATCTGGTGAGGGATATGAATTCTCCAAAGATTCTTCCGGTCTAAAACAAACACAG GATGATGTCGCTGTGACAGTAGAGTCGAAAAAAAGTCTGGTGTTGACAGGCCAGTTGATGGACTTT CACCATCTTCGGGATTTTGGGATGATCCGTCTTGATATTTGCTATTTTTTAGGACAGAGGTCATT CATCTGTCAGTGA
- the LOC142521754 gene encoding uncharacterized protein LOC142521754 isoform X3: MPHHIGLCFGPESRTSSGEGYEFSKDSSGLKQTQDDVAVTVESKKSLVLTGQLMDFHHLRDFGMIRLDICYFLGQSICQ, encoded by the exons ATGCCTCATCATATCGGGCTCTGTTTTG GACCTGAATCTAGGACATCATCTGGTGAGGGATATGAATTCTCCAAAGATTCTTCCGGTCTAAAACAAACACAG GATGATGTCGCTGTGACAGTAGAGTCGAAAAAAAGTCTGGTGTTGACAGGCCAGTTGATGGACTTT CACCATCTTCGGGATTTTGGGATGATCCGTCTTGATATTTGCTATTTTTTAGGACAGAG CATCTGTCAGTGA
- the LOC142521754 gene encoding uncharacterized protein LOC142521754 isoform X4: MHKKREKARPQAEARAAEDARTRAEAEAAAELKRQRELAREAVLKMEKRVEMNGSYQFVEDQTHDGFGDFNFGD, from the exons ATGCACAAAAAAAGAG AGAAGGCTAGGCCGCAAGCAGAAGCCAGAGCTGCGGAAGATGCTCGAACGCGAGCAGAAGCAGAAGCTGCAGCTGAATTGAAAAGGCAGAGAGAGCTAGCCCGAGAAGCAGTACTCAAG ATGGAGAAGAGGGTTGAAATGAATGGGAGCTATCAATTTGTTGAAGATCAGACCCATGATGGGTTTGGTGATTTCAATTTTGGAGACTGA
- the LOC142521754 gene encoding TLC domain-containing protein At5g14285 isoform X1: MMEDISNPLPLFLIMYLIVYLTAFFILFRAWAPDLRPEASSCSISLAHGTPAVFLASYAILSDPTIHFHSPNTPLQNLVLEYSVAYFLMDLLHLFLFSPTDILYIGHHLCTLFVFLTCRYVAYHGAFAILVLLILAEVTSFCQNLWTLAGARRSDLKFAATLYDFLSPPFYVLYTVVRGFLAPYFVNQMLVSGAGDGAIPQWVWISWIFVVVVAISVSILWISNLWVSLYRERRKESVKKVM; encoded by the coding sequence ATGATGGAGGATATAAGTAATCCCCTTCCCTTGTTTCTGATCATGTATCTCATCGTATACCTCACTGCTTTCTTTATCCTTTTCCGGGCTTGGGCACCAGACCTGAGGCCCGAAGCTTCCAGCTGCTCCATATCCCTAGCTCACGGCACCCCGGCCGTGTTCTTAGCCTCTTACGCCATTCTCTCCGATCCCACCATCCACTTTCACTCCCCAAACACGCCGCTACAGAATCTGGTTCTCGAATACAGTGTTGCCTATTTCTTGATGGATCTCCTCCATCTGTTCCTCTTTTCCCCCACCGACATTCTCTACATCGGCCACCATTTGTGCACTCTCTTCGTCTTCTTGACATGTCGCTACGTTGCTTATCATGGGGCCTTTGCGATTCTCGTGCTTCTTATTCTGGCCGAGGTTACCAGCTTCTGCCAGAACCTCTGGACTTTAGCAGGTGCTCGACGGTCGGATCTCAAATTTGCTGCCACACTCTATGATTTCTTGTCCCCTCCCTTTTACGTTTTGTACACTGTCGTCCGGGGTTTTTTGGCGCCTTATTTTGTGAATCAAATGCTTGTTAGCGGGGCTGGTGACGGTGCCATACCCCAATGGGTGTGGATATCGTGGATTTTTGTTGTGGTCGTGGCTATTTCAGTTAGTATACTGTGGATTTCGAATCTTTGGGTCAGTTTATATAGGGAAAGGAGGAAAGAATCGGTGAAGAAAGTGATGTAG
- the LOC142522510 gene encoding LOW QUALITY PROTEIN: kelch repeat-containing protein At3g27220-like (The sequence of the model RefSeq protein was modified relative to this genomic sequence to represent the inferred CDS: inserted 1 base in 1 codon) — translation ILWHRSIQRNCWCFDRACAVVGEKLYVIGGQEGDFMAKPGSPIFKCSRRHENLDEDVYMLDGEMKWKILTPMPKPNSPHIESSWVVFNNSIIIVGGTTEKHPVTKRMILVGXFHLDTLQWSIIGKLPYRIKTTLAGFWNGWLYFTSGQRDRGPDNPQPIKVVGEMWRTKLRS, via the exons attttgtggCACAGATCTATCCAACGTAATTGTTGGTGTTTCGATAGGGCTTGTGCTGTTGTTGGTGAGAAGCTTTATGTTATTGGTGGTCAAGAGGGTGATTTTATGGCAAAACCAGGGTCGCCTATATTCAAATGTTCTCGGAGGCACGAG AACCTTGATGAGGATGTGTATATGCTTGATGGTGAAATGAAGTGGAAAATTTTGACCCCCATGCCCAAACCAAACTCCCCCCATATAGAATCTTCTTGGGTGGTTTTTAATAACTCCATAATTATCGTGGGAGGCACAACTGAGAAACACCCAGTGACTAAAAGAATGATCTTGGTTG GATTTCATTTGGATACACTG CAATGGTCTATTATTGGAAAGCTTCCATATCGCATAAAAACTACACTCGCTGGCTTCTGGAATGGGTGGCTCTATTTTACATCTGGACAGAGAGACAGAGGACCCGATAACCCGCAGCCAATAAAAGTAGTCGGAGAAATGTGGAGAACAAAATTGCGGTCGTGA
- the LOC142522509 gene encoding uncharacterized protein LOC142522509: protein MDCLRNTHCISSPFRPPRLPLVHHSGISLNARRNCRNMCAASNSETMVKSSEITSKKEEEYADLKSWMHMNGLPPCKVVLKDRPSHDSMHAPIHFVAASEDLREGDVAFSVPNSLVVTLERVLGNETIAELLTTNKLSELACLALYLMYEKKQGKKSFWYPYIRELDRQRGRGQLAVESPLLWSETELDYLTGSPTKAEVLERAKGIKREYNELDTVWFMAGSLFQQYPYDIPTEAFTFEIFKQAFVAVQSCVVHLQKVSLARRFALVPLGPPLLSYRSNCKAMLTAVDGAVQLVVDRSYKSGEPIVVWCGPQPNSKLLINYGFVDEDNSFDRMVIEASLNTEDPQYQDKRLAAQRNGKLSVQNFQVSVGKEREAIMDMLPYLRLGYVSDPSDMQSVLSSRGPICSVSPCMECAVLDQLAEYFIKRLAGYPTTLDEDEIMLADSNLNSKRRVATQLVRLEKKILKACLQATVDLINLLPNHSVSPCPAPYAPNLK from the exons ATGGACTGTCTGCGCAACACGCATTGCATTTCATCTCCATTCCGACCTCCGCGTCTCCCACTCGTTCATCATTCTGGAATTTCGCTGAACGCACGCCGAAATTGCAGAAACATGTGCGCGGCTTCCAATTCGGAGACAATGGTAAAATCGAGCGAAATTACAAGCAAAAAAGAGGAAGAATACGCGGATTTAAAGTCTTGGATGCATATGAACGGACTTCCTCCTTGCAAAGTTGTTCTTAAAGATAGACCTTCTCATGATTCGATGCATGCGCCAATTCACTTCGTAGCTGCCAGTGAAGATCTCCGG GAAGGTGATGTCGCATTTTCTGTACCTAATTCATTGGTAGTAACACTTGAGAGGGTTTTGGGTAATGAGACTATTG CTGAGCTTTTAACCACAAACAAGTTATCAGAACTAGCATGCTTGGCGCTTTATCTTATGTATGAGAAGAAGCAAGGAAAAAAGTCTTTCTGGTATCCATATATTAGAGAACTCGATCGTCAGAGAGGCAGGGGGCAGTTGGCAGTGGAATCCCCACTTTTATGGTCAGAGACTGAATTAGATTACTTAACAGGAAGCCCTACGAAG GCTGAAGTCCTGGAGAGGGCTAAAGGAATCAAGAGAGAATACAATGAGCTCGACACCGTCTGGTTCATGGCTGGATCATTATTTCAA CAATATCCTTATGATATTCCCACAGAGGCTTTCACTTTTGAGATATTCAAACAAGCCTTTGTTGCAGTTCAATCATGTGTTGTGCATTTGCAG AAAGTCAGTTTGGCCAGGAGATTTGCATTGGTTCCCCTTGGACCACCATTATTATCATATAGAAGCAACTGCAAGGCGATGTTAACTGCTGTTGATGGGGCTGTGCAACTTGTAGTTGATCGTTCCTATAAATCCGGGGAACCTATTGTTGTCTG GTGTGGACCACAACCTAATTCGAAATTACTCATAAACTATGGTTTTGTGGATGAAGATAATTCTTTTGACCGTATGGTGATTGAG GCGTCTTTAAATACTGAGGATCCTCAATATCAGGACAAAAGATTGGCTGCTCAAAGAAATGGAAAGCTATCAGTACAAAATTTTCAG GTCTCCGTAGGAAAGGAAAGAGAGGCTATCATGGACATGCTTCCTTATTTGCGACTGGGATATGTTTCTGATCCTTCGGATATGCAATCTGTTCTGTCTTCTCGAGGGCCAATATGTTCT GTGAGTCCCTGTATGGAATGTGCAGTTTTGGACCAACTAGCTGAGTATTTTATAAAAAGGCTTGCTGGTTATCCTACTACACTTGACGAAGACGAGATAATG CTTGCAGATAGCAATTTAAATTCGAAACGACGAGTAGCAACACAACTTGTCAGGTTggagaagaaaatattaaaggcATGCTTGCAGGCAACAGTAGACCTAATAAACCTGCTACCTAATCACTCTGTATCCCCATGCCCCGCTCCTTACGCcccaaatctgaaatg A